A genomic stretch from Aminobacter aminovorans includes:
- a CDS encoding YdeI/OmpD-associated family protein: MAPVFVDPGKVHQFADAASFYAWLGRNHDSKDEVWIKIHKVGSGLQSITPKEAIEVVLCWGWIDGVRKGLDDKSFLQRYSPRGKKGTWSQINVDSVARLITEGRMTEHGLRQVEAAKADGRWGRAYKSGKDMLIPDDLQAAIDAEPEAKAMLGKLSEQNRFALAFRTHNMKTEAGRRKKIETFVAMLKRGETIYPQGKK, from the coding sequence ATGGCACCGGTTTTTGTCGACCCCGGCAAAGTTCACCAATTCGCCGATGCAGCGAGCTTTTATGCCTGGCTGGGCAGGAACCACGATAGCAAGGACGAGGTCTGGATCAAGATCCACAAGGTCGGATCGGGGCTGCAGTCGATCACGCCGAAAGAAGCGATCGAAGTCGTCTTATGCTGGGGCTGGATCGACGGCGTGCGCAAGGGGCTCGACGACAAGAGTTTCCTGCAGCGCTACTCGCCGCGCGGCAAGAAGGGCACTTGGAGCCAGATCAATGTCGACAGCGTGGCGCGCCTGATCACCGAAGGCCGGATGACCGAGCATGGGCTCAGGCAGGTGGAGGCGGCCAAGGCCGATGGTCGTTGGGGCCGCGCCTACAAGAGCGGCAAGGATATGCTGATCCCCGACGACCTCCAGGCGGCGATCGACGCCGAGCCGGAGGCGAAAGCAATGCTCGGCAAGCTCAGCGAGCAGAACCGCTTCGCGCTGGCTTTCCGCACCCACAACATGAAGACCGAAGCCGGGCGCAGGAAGAAGATCGAGACCTTTGTCGCCATGCTGAAGCGTGGCGAAACGATCTACCCGCAAGGCAAGAAGTGA
- a CDS encoding ABC transporter ATP-binding protein: MTSIDSSRRGEVSIRDLSKSFAINGRPLSVLKGLNLDIRSGECLVIVGASGSGKTTLLRVLAGLEVADGGRVLIDGKPVHGVGSDRAVIFQEPRLLPWLTVLGNVAFGLEVRGEQRARAEERARDYIGLVGLSDFTDAYLRQLSGGMAQRVGIARALTVQPEILLLDEPLGALDAMTKITMQEELARIWSEENVTMVMVTHDLEEAVYLADRVLVLPKEKGAAARLIEVDLPRPRDRSEPRFVRYREELLREFGLH, translated from the coding sequence ATGACCAGCATCGACAGCAGCCGCCGCGGTGAGGTTTCGATCCGCGACCTTTCGAAATCCTTCGCCATCAACGGCCGCCCGCTATCGGTGCTTAAGGGCCTTAACCTCGACATCCGATCAGGCGAATGCCTCGTCATCGTCGGCGCTTCGGGATCGGGCAAGACCACGCTGCTGCGTGTGCTGGCCGGTCTGGAAGTGGCCGATGGCGGCCGGGTACTGATCGACGGCAAGCCGGTGCATGGTGTCGGTTCCGACCGCGCCGTGATCTTCCAGGAGCCGCGGCTCCTGCCGTGGCTGACCGTGCTCGGCAATGTCGCCTTCGGCCTCGAGGTGCGCGGCGAGCAGCGCGCCCGGGCCGAAGAGCGGGCCCGCGACTATATCGGGCTCGTCGGTCTCAGTGACTTCACCGATGCCTATCTCAGGCAACTCTCGGGCGGCATGGCCCAGCGCGTCGGCATCGCCCGGGCGCTGACCGTGCAGCCCGAAATCCTGCTGCTCGACGAGCCACTCGGCGCGCTCGACGCCATGACCAAGATCACCATGCAGGAAGAGCTCGCCCGCATCTGGAGCGAGGAGAACGTCACCATGGTCATGGTCACCCACGACCTCGAGGAAGCGGTCTATCTCGCTGACCGGGTGCTGGTGCTGCCCAAGGAAAAGGGCGCCGCCGCGCGCCTGATCGAAGTCGACCTGCCCCGCCCGCGTGACCGCAGCGAACCCCGTTTCGTCCGTTACCGCGAGGAACTGCTGCGCGAGTTCGGCCTGCATTGA
- a CDS encoding ABC transporter substrate-binding protein → MTFRFRTLHISTLVAGSLFAAGLAGTAFAQSPETVKIRYLASQGSISPHELADELGYFNGLGIEFENVGYAQGGPASLFALAAGSVDLGSAATSAVVNSIAGGNDFIAAYPSNGINDKVQSVFYVLEDSPIKSIADIAGKSIAVNTLGAHLDYTVREALHQANLPQNAANLVVVPGPQLEQTLRSGQVDIAALGYWQATFEGLLKEHGGVRAIFDDTDVLGEIAGGFVVLRRDFVKAHPDAARNFVEQSTRAAEWSRQNPDEARKVLASILSKRGENAELAKYWTGFGLREGAQAVPRDLDFWIAVLEREGSLPKGKLKAADLLFQPNAEAKSN, encoded by the coding sequence ATGACATTCAGATTCCGCACGCTTCATATCAGCACGCTCGTCGCCGGCAGCCTGTTTGCCGCCGGCCTCGCCGGCACTGCCTTTGCCCAGTCGCCCGAAACGGTGAAGATCCGCTACCTCGCCAGTCAGGGCAGCATTTCGCCGCACGAGCTGGCCGACGAGCTCGGCTATTTCAACGGGCTCGGCATCGAGTTCGAGAATGTCGGCTATGCCCAGGGCGGCCCGGCCTCGCTGTTCGCACTCGCCGCCGGCAGCGTCGACCTCGGTTCCGCCGCGACTTCGGCGGTCGTCAACTCGATCGCCGGCGGCAATGATTTCATCGCCGCCTACCCCAGCAACGGTATCAACGACAAGGTCCAGAGCGTCTTCTACGTGCTCGAGGACAGTCCGATCAAATCGATCGCCGACATCGCCGGCAAGTCGATCGCCGTCAACACGCTGGGCGCTCATCTCGACTACACGGTGCGCGAGGCATTGCACCAGGCAAACCTGCCGCAGAATGCCGCCAACCTCGTCGTGGTGCCGGGACCGCAACTCGAGCAGACCTTGCGCTCCGGTCAGGTCGACATCGCCGCACTAGGCTATTGGCAGGCCACCTTCGAGGGCCTGCTGAAGGAACATGGCGGCGTCCGCGCCATCTTCGACGACACCGACGTGTTGGGCGAAATCGCCGGCGGCTTCGTCGTGCTGCGCCGCGACTTCGTCAAGGCCCATCCCGACGCTGCCCGCAACTTCGTCGAGCAGTCGACCCGTGCCGCCGAATGGTCGCGCCAGAACCCCGATGAGGCGCGCAAGGTGCTGGCATCCATTCTGTCGAAGCGCGGCGAGAACGCCGAGCTGGCCAAGTACTGGACCGGCTTCGGTCTCCGCGAAGGCGCGCAGGCGGTTCCCCGCGACCTCGATTTCTGGATCGCCGTGCTCGAACGCGAAGGATCGCTGCCCAAGGGTAAGCTCAAGGCCGCCGACCTGCTGTTCCAGCCCAACGCCGAAGCCAAATCGAACTGA
- a CDS encoding ABC transporter permease, producing the protein MSLQHIEQPSVLGAGIGDNSFGHELVQRGGRAAARFLSRYGVLAGFVALWQVASHAGWVNPAVIPPPDAIISALWDGISGGTLLDDIAISLQRSGTAFAAAVFVAIPLGLFMGQVRSVERALDPILQVFRQTSALALYPVFILLLGLGEASKVFVIFWATLFPLLLNTIGGVKEVDPKLIEMARVYGASRLTVFRRVVLPGAVPSIFVGLRLSATTALLLLIASEMIGANKGVGFQVMNAQYNFQIPLMFAAIVLLAGLGLVSNYALVLLQRRLCRWSNATA; encoded by the coding sequence ATGAGTTTGCAACACATTGAACAGCCGAGCGTGCTTGGTGCCGGTATCGGCGACAACAGCTTCGGCCACGAGCTGGTGCAGCGCGGTGGTCGCGCTGCGGCACGCTTCCTCTCGCGCTACGGCGTGCTCGCCGGCTTCGTCGCGCTCTGGCAGGTGGCCAGCCACGCCGGCTGGGTCAACCCGGCGGTCATTCCGCCACCCGATGCCATCATTTCCGCCCTCTGGGACGGTATTTCGGGAGGCACGCTACTCGACGACATCGCCATTTCGCTGCAGCGCTCGGGCACGGCTTTCGCCGCCGCCGTCTTCGTCGCAATCCCGCTCGGCCTGTTCATGGGCCAGGTTCGATCGGTCGAACGCGCGCTCGACCCGATCCTGCAGGTCTTCCGCCAGACCTCGGCGCTCGCGCTGTACCCCGTATTCATCCTGTTGCTCGGCCTGGGTGAGGCCTCCAAGGTCTTCGTCATCTTCTGGGCGACGCTGTTTCCACTGCTGCTCAACACCATCGGCGGCGTCAAGGAGGTCGATCCCAAGCTGATCGAGATGGCGCGTGTCTATGGCGCGAGCCGCCTCACCGTGTTCCGTCGCGTCGTGCTGCCCGGTGCCGTGCCATCGATCTTCGTCGGCCTCAGGCTGTCGGCGACGACGGCGCTTCTGCTGCTCATCGCCTCAGAGATGATCGGCGCCAACAAGGGCGTCGGCTTCCAGGTGATGAACGCCCAGTACAATTTCCAGATCCCGCTGATGTTCGCGGCCATCGTCCTGCTCGCCGGCCTCGGCCTCGTCTCCAACTACGCGCTCGTCCTGCTGCAACGCCGGCTTTGCCGGTGGAGCAATGCCACAGCCTGA
- a CDS encoding LLM class flavin-dependent oxidoreductase yields MTRQIKLGAFLPGGGQHIAAWRHPGSPADGATNFAFHTELAQTAERGLFDAYFLADNLSVGLGGREGGNAKIAGFEPVTLFAALAPLTTHLGFIATASTTYEEPYTLARKFASLDHLSNGRAGWNVVTSAGDDTARNFNLDKQPDHADRYARAREHVDTVKALWDSWEDDAFIRDKQTGRFYDPAKVHDIDHKGAHFAVKGPLNVPRPVQGHPVVVQAGQSEDGRRLAALSAEVIFTAHQNLASAQEFYRDIKARVLAEGRVPDHVLIMPGVAPFVGRTEAEARAKYDKLNELILPEDGVALLNGLAGGTLDLRGYPLDGPLPRSDETEGMKSRQALIRQIADEHDFTIRELYQWVATARGHYTIVGSATQVADQLEEWFANEAADGFNILPPWLPGALDDFVDLVVPELQRRGLFRTAYEGRTLRENLGLPRPQNPWTLSRSSLQAAE; encoded by the coding sequence ATGACCAGACAGATCAAGCTTGGCGCCTTCCTGCCCGGTGGCGGCCAACATATCGCCGCTTGGCGCCACCCCGGCTCGCCCGCCGACGGCGCGACCAATTTCGCCTTCCACACCGAGCTCGCCCAGACAGCCGAACGCGGCCTGTTCGACGCCTATTTTCTCGCCGACAATCTGTCGGTCGGCCTCGGCGGTCGTGAAGGCGGCAACGCCAAGATCGCCGGCTTCGAGCCGGTCACACTGTTTGCAGCGCTCGCTCCGCTGACCACGCATCTCGGCTTCATCGCCACGGCGTCCACCACCTACGAGGAGCCCTACACCCTCGCCCGCAAGTTCGCCTCGCTCGATCACCTGTCGAATGGCCGTGCCGGCTGGAATGTCGTGACGTCGGCCGGCGACGACACCGCGCGCAACTTCAACCTGGACAAACAGCCCGACCATGCCGACCGCTACGCCCGCGCCAGGGAACATGTCGACACCGTCAAGGCGCTGTGGGACAGCTGGGAGGACGACGCCTTCATCCGCGACAAGCAGACCGGGCGCTTCTACGATCCCGCCAAGGTCCACGATATCGACCACAAGGGCGCGCATTTCGCCGTCAAGGGACCGCTCAACGTACCCCGCCCCGTCCAGGGTCACCCTGTCGTCGTCCAGGCCGGCCAGTCGGAAGACGGGCGCAGGCTTGCGGCGCTGTCCGCCGAGGTCATCTTCACCGCGCACCAGAACCTTGCTTCGGCGCAGGAATTCTATCGCGACATCAAGGCCCGTGTGCTGGCCGAGGGCCGTGTCCCTGATCACGTCCTGATCATGCCAGGCGTCGCGCCCTTCGTCGGCCGCACCGAGGCCGAAGCGCGCGCCAAATACGACAAGCTCAACGAACTGATCCTGCCCGAGGATGGTGTTGCCCTGCTCAATGGGCTTGCCGGCGGCACGCTCGACCTCAGGGGCTACCCGCTCGACGGGCCGCTGCCGAGGAGTGACGAGACCGAGGGCATGAAGAGCCGCCAGGCTCTTATCCGCCAGATCGCCGACGAGCACGATTTCACCATCCGCGAGCTCTACCAGTGGGTCGCCACCGCGCGCGGCCACTACACAATCGTCGGCAGCGCCACCCAGGTCGCCGACCAGTTGGAGGAATGGTTCGCCAACGAGGCCGCCGACGGTTTCAACATCCTGCCGCCATGGCTGCCCGGCGCGCTTGACGACTTTGTCGATCTGGTCGTGCCCGAGTTGCAGCGCCGCGGCCTGTTTCGCACCGCCTATGAGGGCCGCACGCTGCGCGAGAACCTTGGTCTGCCCCGCCCGCAAAATCCCTGGACCTTGAGCCGCAGCTCACTGCAGGCGGCCGAATAA
- the msuE gene encoding FMN reductase, with translation MPRQLVVGISGNLTRPSKTRLFIEHIAGEVARNTGAAAVTYDIEDLGPSFAQARRVSDLAPAARAIVDQLSSAAILVVGSPTFKGSYTGLFKHFFDLLDPNSLKGKPVILAATGGGERHSLIVEHQLRPLFGFFEALTIPTAIYASDRDFADGALVSEAIRARAQQAVAEACRVAQARDSVDLAA, from the coding sequence ATGCCAAGACAACTCGTGGTGGGAATTTCGGGTAACCTGACCCGTCCGTCGAAGACCAGACTGTTCATCGAGCACATTGCGGGCGAGGTCGCCAGGAATACCGGAGCAGCGGCCGTCACCTACGATATCGAGGATCTCGGCCCGTCCTTCGCCCAGGCACGGCGCGTCAGCGATCTCGCCCCGGCGGCCCGCGCGATCGTCGACCAACTGTCGAGTGCAGCCATACTTGTCGTCGGCTCGCCCACCTTCAAAGGCAGCTACACCGGCCTGTTCAAGCATTTCTTCGACCTGCTCGATCCCAATTCGCTGAAGGGCAAGCCGGTGATCCTGGCGGCAACCGGCGGCGGTGAGCGCCATTCGCTCATCGTCGAACACCAGTTGCGCCCGCTGTTCGGCTTCTTCGAGGCGCTGACCATCCCGACCGCGATCTATGCTTCCGACAGGGATTTCGCCGACGGCGCGCTCGTCTCCGAAGCCATCCGCGCCCGCGCCCAGCAGGCCGTTGCCGAGGCCTGTCGTGTTGCCCAGGCGCGCGACAGCGTCGACCTGGCCGCCTGA
- a CDS encoding ArsR/SmtB family transcription factor: MPDPLSLTFSALADPTRRAILARLAQGQASVGELAAPYDMSLAAVSKHIKVLENAGLIAREKDAQYRYCKLQAGPLQDIDGWVGAYRELWRDNLDQLEAYLADMQRGDDTNKQ, encoded by the coding sequence ATGCCCGATCCTCTTTCCCTTACCTTCTCCGCCCTGGCGGATCCAACGAGGCGCGCCATCCTGGCACGGCTTGCCCAGGGGCAGGCGAGCGTCGGCGAACTGGCGGCACCCTACGACATGAGTCTGGCTGCGGTGTCCAAGCACATCAAGGTGCTGGAAAACGCCGGCCTGATCGCCCGCGAGAAAGACGCGCAGTACCGCTACTGCAAACTCCAGGCCGGCCCGCTTCAGGACATCGACGGTTGGGTTGGGGCCTATCGCGAATTGTGGCGCGACAATCTCGACCAGCTGGAAGCCTATCTTGCCGACATGCAGCGCGGCGACGACACCAACAAGCAGTGA
- a CDS encoding SRPBCC family protein: MNKMLVETPEGEPIILMSRTFDAPRTLVWRAWTKPEHVARWWGSRAMGATKVVKLDVRPGGEWRFEQTTPDGTVFAFIGKYIEVDEPEKLVNTFALEGMFDDKNVIESHRFEEKDGKTHYSGVTRFDSIEDRDGMVASGMEAGAQDSMNQLEELLGELVSA; this comes from the coding sequence ATGAACAAGATGCTCGTCGAGACGCCGGAAGGCGAACCCATCATCCTCATGAGCCGCACTTTCGATGCGCCGCGCACATTGGTGTGGCGAGCCTGGACCAAGCCCGAACATGTGGCGCGCTGGTGGGGTTCGCGTGCCATGGGCGCGACCAAGGTGGTCAAGCTCGATGTCCGCCCTGGCGGCGAGTGGCGCTTCGAACAGACCACGCCCGACGGCACTGTATTTGCCTTTATCGGCAAATACATCGAGGTCGACGAGCCGGAGAAGCTGGTCAACACTTTCGCGCTGGAAGGCATGTTCGACGACAAGAATGTCATCGAGTCCCACCGTTTCGAGGAGAAGGACGGCAAGACCCACTATAGCGGGGTCACCCGCTTCGATAGTATCGAGGATCGCGACGGCATGGTCGCCTCGGGCATGGAAGCCGGCGCCCAGGACAGCATGAACCAGCTCGAAGAGCTGCTCGGCGAACTCGTCTCCGCCTGA
- a CDS encoding alpha/beta fold hydrolase, translated as MKPLSIAGAALLALFSAIAPAVLSAQEPAPLELHRQIHGQGPPLVLLHGAFMTIENNWATSLGELAKYNKVIAVELQGHGRTADRTGELAYETMADDVAGLLDKLGIEKASVMGYSMGGNVALQMALRHPGRVDRIVAVSAAASDKGLAPGHKEMVQRLRADMFTGAPMVAEYQKLSPKPDFPALVDKIKQLELKPFDWTAELAKVKAPVLLVAGDADVVTLGHLADMHVALGGHANGDVNGPSRSQLLVLSGTTHMGILADPAKAQQVAAAANAFLNAPAPK; from the coding sequence ATGAAACCGCTATCCATCGCGGGCGCGGCCTTGCTCGCGCTTTTTTCCGCCATCGCCCCGGCTGTTCTTTCGGCACAGGAGCCCGCACCGCTCGAACTGCATCGCCAGATCCACGGGCAGGGGCCACCGCTGGTTCTCCTGCACGGCGCCTTCATGACCATTGAGAACAACTGGGCGACAAGCCTTGGCGAGCTGGCCAAATACAACAAGGTCATCGCGGTCGAGCTGCAGGGCCACGGCCGCACGGCCGACCGCACCGGTGAACTTGCCTACGAGACTATGGCCGACGACGTCGCCGGCCTGCTCGACAAGCTCGGAATCGAGAAGGCGTCCGTGATGGGTTATTCGATGGGCGGCAATGTCGCCCTCCAGATGGCGTTGCGCCATCCCGGTCGTGTCGATCGCATCGTCGCCGTGTCGGCCGCCGCCAGCGACAAGGGTTTGGCGCCGGGGCACAAGGAAATGGTGCAGCGCCTGAGGGCAGATATGTTCACCGGCGCGCCGATGGTCGCGGAGTACCAGAAGCTCTCGCCCAAACCGGATTTCCCAGCACTTGTCGACAAGATCAAGCAGCTGGAGCTGAAGCCGTTCGACTGGACAGCGGAGCTCGCCAAGGTCAAGGCACCGGTGCTGCTGGTCGCCGGCGACGCCGATGTGGTGACGCTCGGGCATCTTGCCGACATGCATGTGGCGCTCGGTGGTCACGCCAATGGCGACGTCAACGGCCCGTCCCGCAGCCAGTTGCTGGTGCTGTCCGGCACGACGCATATGGGCATCCTCGCCGACCCGGCAAAAGCGCAGCAGGTTGCGGCTGCCGCCAATGCCTTCCTGAACGCGCCGGCGCCGAAATAG
- the carA gene encoding glutamine-hydrolyzing carbamoyl-phosphate synthase small subunit — MAAETAPWATEVPTAVLVLADGTVITGRGLGATGSAVAEVCFNTALTGYQEVLTDPSYASQIVTFTFPHIGNIGTNDEDIEDLNPAARFGAVGAVFKADVTNPSSYRAAGHLDQWLKRRGIVAMSGVDTRALTALIREKGMPNAVIAHAPDGKFDIDKLKAQARAWSGLVGLDLAKEVTSGQSSSWTETPWVWNEGYGERAEETMHVVAIDYGVKRNILRLLAGLGAKVTVVPAKTSAEDILAMKPDGIFLSNGPGDPAATGEYSVPVIKDLLKTELPVFGICLGHQMLALALGGKTAKMHQGHHGANHPVKDHTTGKVEIVSMNHGFAVDAESLPEGVEETHVSLFDGTNCGIALTGRPVFSVQHHPEASPGPQDSHYLFRRFANLIRERQGEPALAER; from the coding sequence ATGGCCGCAGAGACCGCCCCCTGGGCAACCGAAGTGCCGACCGCCGTTCTGGTTCTGGCCGACGGGACGGTGATTACCGGCCGAGGCCTCGGCGCCACCGGCAGTGCTGTCGCCGAAGTCTGCTTCAACACAGCGCTGACCGGCTATCAGGAGGTCCTCACCGACCCTTCCTACGCCAGCCAGATCGTCACCTTCACCTTCCCGCATATCGGCAACATCGGCACCAACGATGAAGACATTGAGGACCTGAACCCGGCGGCCCGCTTCGGCGCGGTCGGTGCGGTGTTCAAGGCCGACGTCACCAACCCGTCGAGCTATCGCGCCGCCGGTCATCTCGACCAGTGGCTGAAGCGGCGCGGCATCGTCGCCATGTCCGGCGTCGACACCCGTGCGCTGACAGCACTTATCCGCGAAAAGGGCATGCCCAACGCCGTCATCGCGCATGCGCCCGACGGCAAGTTCGACATCGACAAGCTCAAGGCCCAGGCCCGCGCCTGGTCCGGCCTCGTCGGCCTCGACCTCGCCAAGGAAGTCACCTCGGGCCAATCCTCGTCCTGGACCGAGACGCCCTGGGTCTGGAACGAGGGTTATGGCGAGCGTGCTGAGGAAACCATGCACGTCGTTGCCATCGACTACGGCGTCAAGCGAAACATCCTGCGCCTGCTCGCCGGCCTCGGGGCCAAGGTGACGGTCGTTCCGGCCAAGACCTCGGCCGAAGACATCCTGGCAATGAAGCCCGATGGCATCTTCCTGTCCAACGGCCCCGGCGATCCGGCGGCAACGGGCGAATACTCGGTGCCTGTCATCAAGGACCTGCTCAAGACCGAGCTACCGGTGTTCGGCATCTGCCTCGGCCACCAGATGCTGGCGCTGGCCCTTGGCGGCAAGACGGCAAAGATGCATCAGGGCCACCATGGCGCCAACCACCCGGTCAAGGACCACACCACAGGCAAGGTCGAGATCGTGTCGATGAACCACGGCTTCGCCGTCGACGCCGAGTCGTTGCCCGAAGGCGTCGAGGAGACCCATGTCTCACTGTTCGACGGCACCAACTGCGGCATCGCACTGACCGGCCGCCCCGTGTTTTCGGTCCAGCACCATCCAGAGGCGTCGCCCGGCCCTCAGGACTCGCACTACCTTTTCCGCCGTTTCGCCAATTTGATCCGCGAGCGGCAGGGCGAGCCGGCGCTCGCGGAACGCTGA
- a CDS encoding GatB/YqeY domain-containing protein yields MRETLAEALKTALKTGDKRRTSTLRLIQAAIQDRDIAHRGAGKDPVTDEEILQILTKMVKQRQESAKAFEEGSRLELAAQERDEIAIISDFLPKQMEEGAVRSAAQQVISEVGADGLRDMGRCMNALKERYPGQMDFGKASGIVKELLQ; encoded by the coding sequence ATGCGCGAGACACTCGCCGAGGCACTGAAGACTGCATTGAAGACTGGCGACAAGCGCCGCACCTCGACGCTCCGGCTGATCCAGGCGGCCATCCAGGACCGCGATATTGCCCATCGCGGTGCCGGCAAGGATCCTGTCACCGACGAGGAAATCCTGCAAATCCTGACCAAGATGGTCAAGCAACGCCAGGAATCGGCCAAGGCTTTCGAAGAAGGTTCGCGGTTGGAACTCGCCGCCCAGGAGCGCGACGAAATCGCCATCATTTCCGACTTCCTGCCCAAGCAGATGGAGGAGGGGGCGGTGCGCAGTGCGGCACAGCAGGTGATCTCCGAGGTCGGCGCCGACGGCTTGCGCGACATGGGCCGTTGCATGAACGCGCTCAAGGAGCGCTACCCTGGCCAGATGGATTTCGGCAAGGCCAGCGGCATCGTCAAGGAACTGCTGCAGTAG
- a CDS encoding glyoxalase superfamily protein: protein MSSLDRVKSMARELRACLAARDIHLAHSACLEIVARQLGHDNWNTLKATSDAKAELAISIIVEHGREEEAASFYQRAFGATRGGAYLFEGAPISIELRIGNVALQVGGANPRRELEPQRGGPFFPKARGAVSTVFILDVANAGTALQRAIGAGATLRGELALATDGRRGATVFDPFGHIWGLRDNASVKLRRAA, encoded by the coding sequence ATGTCATCGCTTGATCGCGTGAAATCCATGGCCAGGGAGCTGCGCGCCTGCCTGGCTGCGCGAGACATCCACCTTGCCCACAGCGCCTGTCTCGAGATCGTCGCCCGCCAGCTCGGCCACGACAATTGGAACACCCTCAAGGCCACCTCCGACGCCAAGGCCGAGCTTGCCATTTCGATCATCGTTGAACATGGCCGCGAGGAAGAAGCGGCCAGCTTCTACCAGCGTGCCTTCGGCGCCACTCGCGGCGGGGCCTATCTGTTCGAGGGCGCTCCGATCTCGATCGAACTGCGGATCGGCAATGTCGCCTTGCAGGTGGGCGGGGCCAACCCGCGGCGCGAACTGGAGCCGCAGCGCGGCGGGCCATTCTTTCCCAAGGCCCGTGGCGCAGTCAGCACCGTCTTCATCCTTGATGTCGCCAACGCCGGGACGGCCCTCCAGCGGGCGATCGGTGCCGGAGCAACGCTTAGGGGGGAGCTTGCGTTAGCGACCGACGGCCGCCGTGGCGCCACGGTGTTCGACCCATTCGGCCACATCTGGGGTCTGCGCGACAACGCGTCTGTCAAGCTCCGCCGCGCCGCCTGA
- a CDS encoding amidohydrolase: MATLDQKSLVAEMTVWRRDLHAHPEFGFEEKRTSAFVATQLRAFGLEVVEGIGGTGVVGTLRRGSGNRSIALRADMDALRIAEQASHDHPSQNPGVMHACGHDGHTAMLLGAAKLLASDGGFDGTVRFIFQPAEEWGKGALAMLDDGLMARFPFDEIYGLHNMPGLPVGHFETRPGPIMSAEDNFEILLRGLGGHAARPHLGREVLVAACAVVTNLQTIVSRRLSPADISVVSVTELITDGTRNALPGFACILGDARSFRPEVSAEIERQMRIIAEGTALTHNCTAEVTYSREFVPLINDIEATAAAVEAAASVFATGAVNGKGEIVTASEDFARFLDHVPGCFAYIGNGEASAPLHNPSFDFNDDALIHGVRFHAAIARQRLPMT, encoded by the coding sequence ATGGCCACGCTCGACCAGAAAAGCCTCGTCGCCGAGATGACCGTCTGGCGGCGTGACCTGCACGCCCATCCCGAGTTTGGTTTCGAGGAGAAGCGCACCAGCGCGTTCGTTGCTACCCAACTCCGGGCATTCGGCCTCGAAGTCGTCGAAGGCATCGGCGGAACCGGCGTCGTCGGAACGTTGCGACGTGGCAGCGGCAACCGATCAATTGCGCTCCGCGCCGACATGGACGCATTGCGCATCGCCGAGCAGGCCAGCCACGACCATCCCTCGCAGAATCCCGGCGTCATGCATGCCTGCGGCCATGACGGCCACACCGCCATGCTGCTGGGCGCGGCAAAGCTGCTCGCCAGCGACGGCGGCTTCGACGGCACCGTGCGCTTCATCTTCCAGCCGGCGGAGGAATGGGGCAAGGGCGCGCTCGCCATGCTCGACGACGGCCTGATGGCACGTTTTCCCTTCGACGAGATCTATGGTCTGCACAACATGCCCGGCCTGCCGGTCGGCCATTTCGAGACCCGTCCCGGGCCGATCATGTCGGCGGAGGACAATTTCGAGATCCTGCTGCGCGGCCTTGGCGGCCACGCCGCCCGCCCGCATCTTGGCCGCGAAGTGCTGGTTGCCGCCTGCGCGGTCGTCACCAACCTGCAGACCATCGTTTCGCGCCGGCTGAGCCCGGCTGACATTTCGGTGGTTTCGGTCACCGAACTCATCACCGACGGCACCCGCAACGCCCTGCCCGGTTTCGCCTGCATCCTCGGCGATGCCCGAAGCTTCCGCCCTGAAGTGAGCGCCGAGATCGAAAGGCAGATGCGCATCATCGCCGAAGGCACCGCACTCACCCACAACTGCACGGCCGAAGTGACCTACAGCAGAGAGTTCGTGCCGCTGATCAACGACATTGAGGCCACGGCCGCCGCGGTTGAAGCCGCCGCTTCGGTGTTCGCCACGGGCGCGGTCAACGGCAAGGGCGAGATCGTCACCGCCTCTGAGGATTTCGCGCGCTTCCTCGATCACGTGCCCGGCTGCTTCGCCTATATCGGCAATGGCGAGGCCTCGGCGCCGCTGCACAATCCGTCCTTCGATTTCAACGACGATGCCCTCATCCACGGCGTACGCTTCCACGCCGCCATTGCACGCCAGCGCCTGCCGATGACGTGA